The Flammeovirga agarivorans genome has a window encoding:
- a CDS encoding SDR family NAD(P)-dependent oxidoreductase has translation MNNLEGKVAVITGASKGIGKGIAKALASQGVCVAINYNSDKTAADQLVEELKSKDYQAMAFQADVSNKTDVTNMFNQIKSAIGNIDILVNNAGVYHFEPIETVTVDEFQRQMNTNVLGSMLCSQEALSHFGDKGGSIINISSVATTRPTAYTSLYTATKSAIDGFTQSLAKELGPRNIRVNAILPGLVETEGTHTIGTIGSESEANFVTMTPMGRVGQPNDIAQVVSFLATSNAQWITGQKIEVTGGF, from the coding sequence ATGAATAATTTAGAAGGAAAAGTTGCAGTAATCACAGGTGCATCGAAAGGTATTGGAAAAGGAATCGCTAAAGCTTTGGCAAGCCAAGGAGTTTGTGTTGCTATCAATTACAATAGTGATAAAACAGCAGCTGATCAACTTGTGGAAGAACTGAAATCGAAAGATTACCAAGCCATGGCTTTTCAGGCAGATGTTTCCAACAAAACAGATGTTACAAACATGTTCAATCAGATAAAGTCAGCAATTGGAAATATCGATATTTTGGTAAACAATGCTGGAGTTTATCATTTTGAACCTATAGAAACTGTTACGGTGGATGAATTTCAACGTCAGATGAATACCAATGTTCTTGGAAGTATGCTGTGTTCACAGGAAGCTTTGTCGCATTTTGGTGACAAAGGAGGAAGTATCATAAATATTAGTTCTGTAGCTACCACTCGACCTACAGCCTATACATCACTTTATACAGCGACAAAATCTGCAATTGATGGGTTTACGCAAAGTTTAGCGAAAGAACTCGGACCTCGAAATATTCGAGTAAATGCGATATTACCAGGTCTAGTAGAAACCGAAGGAACTCACACGATTGGTACTATCGGAAGTGAAAGTGAAGCCAATTTTGTTACAATGACTCCTATGGGAAGAGTGGGTCAACCCAACGACATTGCACAAGTGGTCTCTTTCCTAGCTACAAGTAATGCTCAATGGATTACAGGGCAAAAAATAGAAGTGACT